One Cicer arietinum cultivar CDC Frontier isolate Library 1 chromosome 8, Cicar.CDCFrontier_v2.0, whole genome shotgun sequence DNA segment encodes these proteins:
- the LOC101497153 gene encoding alcohol dehydrogenase-like 6: MDSSSTPQVITCKAAVAWGAGEALVMEEVEVSPPQSLEIRIKVVSTSLCRSDLSAWQSHAIFPRIFGHEASGIVESVGLGVTEFKEGDHVLTVFIGECMSCRPCKSGKSNVCQVLGLERKGLMHSDQTTRFSVKGKPVYHYCAVSSFSEYTVVHSGCAVKVSPHVPLEKICLLSCGVAAGLGAAWNVADVSKGSTVVIFGLGTVGLSVAQGAKLRGASRIIGVDNNPKKCENAKAFGVTEVVDPNSYIEPIAQVIKSITDGGADFSFECVGDTDMITTALQSCCDGWGLTVTLGVPKVKPEMSAHYGLFLTGRTLKGTLFGGWKPKSDLPSLVEKYMNKEIHIDDYITHNLPFDEINKAFNLMKEGKCLRCVIHMPR; the protein is encoded by the exons ATGGATTCTTCATCAACCCCTCAAGTCATAACTTGCAAAG cTGCAGTGGCATGGGGAGCTGGAGAGGCATTGGTAATGGAGGAAGTGGAAGTGAGTCCTCCTCAATCATTGGAGATTAGGATTAAGGTTGTCTCCACCTCTCTCTGTCGCAGTGATCTTTCTGCTTGGCAATCTCAT GCCATATTTCCTCGCATATTTGGCCATGAAGCATCTGG GATTGTTGAGAGTGTAGGGCTAGGAGTGACAGAATTCAAAGAAGGGGATCATGTGCTAACAGTTTTCATTGGAGAATGCATGTCATGCAGACCATGCAAATCAGGAAAAAGTAATGTTTGTCAAGTTTTGGGATTGGAAAGAAAGGGTTTAATGCATAGTGATCAGACGACGCGATTCTCAGTAAAAGGAAAGCCTGTTTATCATTATTGTGCAGTTTCAAGTTTCAGTGAATATACAGTTGTCCATTCTGGATGTGCAGTGAAAGTCAGTCCTCATGTACCTCTTGAAAAAATATGCCTTCTGAGCTGTGGAGTTGCTGCAG GTCTGGGCGCAGCATGGAATGTTGCAGATGTATCGAAAGGATCAACGGTGGTTATATTTGGTCTTGGAACTGTTGGCCTTTCT GTTGCTCAAGGTGCCAAACTAAGGGGTGCATCTAGAATAATTGGTGTTGACAACAATCCAAAGAAGTGTGAAAATG CTAAAGCTTTTGGGGTTACAGAAGTTGTTGATCCGAATTCGTACATAGAACCTATTGCGCAG GTTATTAAGAGCATTACTGATGGTGGAGcagatttttcttttgaatgtgTAGGTGACACTGATATGATAACCACTGCATTGCAGTCATGTTGTGAT GGATGGGGTTTGACTGTAACACTTGGTGTGCCAAAGGTGAAGCCTGAGATGTCAGCTCATTATGGACTATTCCTAACAGGAAGAACATTGAAAGGAACTCTATTTGGAGGATGGAAGCCTAAATCTGATCTTCCTTCATTAGTAGAGAAGTATATGAACAAG GAAATCCATATTGATGACTACATAACACACAATTTgccatttgatgaaattaacaAAGCTTTCAATCTCATGAAGGAAGGAAAGTGTCTTCGTTGTGTTATCCACATGCCAAGATAA
- the LOC101497485 gene encoding uncharacterized protein has product MEEDDGEELAPAAMVKLGSYGGSVMLVVPGEESAAEETMLLWGIQQPTLSKPNAFVSQSSLQLSLDSCGHSLNIIQSPSSLGKPGVTGSVMWDSGIVLGKFLEHSVDSGMLILQGKKIVELGSGCGLVGCIAALLGGEVILTDLPDRLRLLRKNIETNMKHISLRGSITATELTWGEDPDPEIIDPTPDYILGSDVVYSESAVVDLLETLGQLSGPNTTIFLAGELRNDAILEYFLEAAMNDFTIGRVDQTLWHPDYHSNRVVLYVLVKK; this is encoded by the exons atggaagaagacgatggagaAGAGCTTGCACCGGCGGCAATGGTGAAGTTAGGTTCATACGGCGGTTCGGTGATGTTGGTGGTTCCTGGGGAGGAATCAGCTGCGGAAGAGACCATGCTACTTTGGGGTATTCAGCAGCCTACTCTTTCCAAACCTAACGCTTTTGTCTCTCAATCTTCTTTGCAACTCTCTCTCGATTCTTGCGGTCACTCTCTCAACATTATTCAATCCCCTTCTTCCTTG GGCAAGCCTGGAGTAACTGGATCGGTGATGTGGGACAGTGGAATTGTGCTGGGGAAGTTTCTAGAGCATTCTGTTGACTCAGGAATGCTTATTCTTCAAGGCAAGAAGATTGTTGAATTGGGATCTGGTTGCGGATTGGTTGG TTGCATTGCAGCTCTTTTGGGTGGTGAAGTCATTCTTACTGATCTGCCTGATAGGCTGAGGCTACTTAGAAAGAATATAGAAACCAACATGAAACATATTTCTCTGCGCGGTTCTATAACGGCAACTGAACTCACATGGGGAGAAGATCCTGATCCAGAAATCATTGATCCCACACCTGATTACA TACTAGGGTCGGACGTGGTGTACAGTGAGAGCGCTGTTGTGGATCTGCTAGAGACACTTGGTCAGCTCTCGGGACCTAACACAACAATATTTTTGGCTGGCGAACTCAGAAACG ATGCAATTCTCGAGTACTTCTTAGAAGCTGCGATGAACGATTTCACAATTGGCCGCGTGGATCAAACACTATGGCATCCGGATTATCACAGCAATCGTGTTGTTCTTTATGTTTTAGTTAAGAAATGA
- the LOC101496834 gene encoding uncharacterized protein — protein sequence MEKEDHRVAQVELAKQRCACVIDAIHQLPSSSNITQSCKRTLLKLARAELAFLSRSSTSSSTPLSVNIGHLEAVVHILQQPFISGVSRVCKSIPLSPSVTREDRQDSALKDIHVDVVCILNGMPVWIIVSDRNPQYISWSECHKSKGLKLRIQQVLAAAKSNLTLRPSSVIIFFANGIATHVYDKLLDEFGASEIRLEFPVFSSKMLEETEGDWVNVIARSCRDACVLEINIVDDKNVVPNLECNVESSTVDSSPVKFSVGKADETRLHCLEENAINRGSSQIERSIDKAETRPQRSQEEFETKFGDTFCSVIMGMKLSSLDDENSESTEPRKLLGGSDLVNFDTTALIAFVSGISNGGTEKLLATPETELRQRFKGNFDFVIGQVMSELQNPIHVEFGRVLCGKHGIICESVLSEFKELVLMCGGPNEKLRADKLISCLRVVPDTPSERVMGLPTTRKLALKNKIVFGTGDYWHAPTLTANMAFARAVSQTGMSLSTIEHRPRALTGD from the exons atggagaaagaGGATCATAGGGTTGCACAAGTGGAATTAGCAAAGCAAAGATGCGCGTGCGTCATTGATGCAATTCATCAATTACCATCTTCTTCAAACATCACACAATCATGCAAACGAACTCTCCTCAAATTGGCACGTGCTGAACTTGCTTTTCTCTCTCGATCCTCTACTTCTTCTTCTACCCCTCTTAG TGTCAACATTGGGCACCTGGAAGCAGTTGTACATATTCTACAGCAGCCTTTCATAAGTGGAGTTTCTAGAGTTTGCAAATCAATCCCACTATCGCCTTCAGTTACTCGTGAAGATCGGCAGGATTCTGCTCTTAAAGACATCCATGTCGATGTGGTGTGTATCCTCAACGGGATGCCTGTGTGGATTATAGTATCCGACAGGAATCCACAGTACATTTCTTGGAGTGAATGTCATAAAAGTAAGGGTTTGAAGCTACGCATTCAACAAGTACTTGCTGCTGCTAAATCTAACTTAACCTTAAGACCTTCCTcagttattattttctttgcaaATGGGATTGCAACCCATGTTTATGACAAGCTTTTGGATGAGTTCGGGGCATCTGAAATCCGGTTGGAATTTCCGGTTTTCAGTTCGAAGATGTTGGAAGAAACAGAAGGTGACTGGGTAAATGTTATCGCGAGATCGTGTAGAGATGCATGTGTCCTTGAAATCAACATTGTCGATGACAAGAATGTTGTTCCAAATTTAGAATGTAATGTTGAAAGTTCGACTGTGGATTCTTCTCCGGTAAAGTTTTCAGTAGGAAAGGCCGACGAAACACGACTGCATTGTTTGGAAGAAAACGCCATTAATAGGGGTTCCTCTCAAATTGAGCGTTCAATAGATAAAGCTGAAACTAGACCACAGCGATCACAAGAGGAATTTGAAACAAAGTTCGGCGATACATTCTGTTCTGTTATTATGGGAATGAAACTGAGCTCCCTGGATGATGAAAATTCAGAATCGACTGAGCCTAGGAAGCTTTTAGGTGGGAGTGATTTGGTAAATTTTGATACAACAGCTTTGATAGCTTTTGTATCAGGAATTAGTAATGGTGGAACGGAGAAACTTTTGGCCACTCCAGAAACTGAACTGAGACAACGGTTTAAGGGAAACTTTGACTTCGTGATTGGTCAA GTAATGTCTGAACTTCAAAATCCAATCCATGTGGAATTTGGTAGAGTCTTATGTGGGAAGCATGGCATAATTTGTGAGAGTGTTCTTTCAGAATTTAAGGAGTTGGTACTAATGTGTGGAGGGCCCAATGAGAAACTTAGAGCTGACAAGTTAATCAGCTGTCTCAG GGTTGTTCCCGATACTCCTTCGGAACGCGTGATGGGCCTCCCAACAACTAGGAAGCTAGCATTAAAAAACAAGATTGTCTTTGGCACTGGTGACTATTGGCACGCCCCAACTTTGACGGCAAATATGGCGTTCGCCAGAGCAGTTTCACAGACAGGGATGTCCCTCTCTACTATTGAACATAGACCAAGAGCCTTAACCGGTGACTAG